Proteins co-encoded in one Tachysurus fulvidraco isolate hzauxx_2018 chromosome 17, HZAU_PFXX_2.0, whole genome shotgun sequence genomic window:
- the mid1ip1l gene encoding mid1-interacting protein 1-like: MMQINSDASFHKHSLLNVMNRFLAAANNMDETIMVPSLLRDVPLDGQEGDTSMNSNSELPFPSKQRDMYEHYLLLKSIKNEMEWGLLKRDLGGGASFLEMAVKQEEQQVPDGPEEDNSDLESQFHFHLRGLFGVLSKLTDQADNLTNRYKREIGGGSLLR; this comes from the coding sequence ATGATGCAAATAAACTCGGACGCCAGCTTTCATAAGCACTCGCTGCTAAACGTGATGAACCGCTTCCTCGCCGCGGCCAACAACATGGACGAGACCATCATGGTGCCTAGTTTACTGCGGGACGTACCACTGGATGGACAAGAAGGGGACACGTCGATGAACAGCAACAGCGAGCTGCCCTTCCCCAGCAAGCAGAGGGACATGTACGAACACTACCTGTTGCTGAAGTCCATTAAGAATGAGATGGAGTGGGGTTTGCTGAAACGTGACCTGGGTGGTGGCGCCAGCTTCCTGGAAATGGCAGTGAAGCAGGAGGAACAGCAGGTGCCAGACGGACCAGAAGAAGACAACAGCGACTTAGAAAGCCAGTTCCACTTCCATCTCCGTGGACTTTTTGGTGTCTTGTCCAAGCTTACAGACCAAGCAGATAACCTCACAAACCGCTACAAGAGAGAAATTGGTGGTGGGAGTCTGTTAAGATGA